Proteins co-encoded in one Sparus aurata chromosome 18, fSpaAur1.1, whole genome shotgun sequence genomic window:
- the ctbp1 gene encoding C-terminal-binding protein 1 isoform X3, giving the protein MQGIRPPIMNGPMHPRPLVALLDGRDCTVEMPILKDVATVAFCDAQSTQEIHEKVLNEAVGALMYHTITLMREDLEKFKALRIIVRIGSGYDNIDIKSAGELGIAVCNMPAASVEETADSTLCHILTLYRRTTWLHQALREGTRVQSVEQIREVASGAARIRGETLGLIGLGRVGQAVALRAKAFGFNVIFYDPYLADGVERSLGLQRVTTLQDLLFHSDCVSLHCSLNEHNHHLINDFTIKQMRQGAFLVNTARGGLVDEKALAQALKEGRIRGAALDVHETEPFSFSQGPLKDAPNLICTPHAAWYSEQASLEMREEAAREIRRAITGRIPDSLKNCVNKEFLTQNNHWAGVDPATVHPELNGAYRYPPGVVNLPAGGLPPPVEGIVPSAVPLSHTLPPPVAHPPHAPSPGQNTVKPPEGDREQHPNDQL; this is encoded by the exons gCATCAGGCCACCCATTATGAACGGGCCCATGCACCCGCGCCCCCTGGTGGCGCTGCTGGACGGGCGCGACTGCACTGTGGAGATGCCCATACTGAAAGACGTGGCGACGGTGGCCTTCTGTGACGCTCAGTCCACACAGGAGATCCACgagaag gtgctgaATGAAGCCGTGGGAGCTCTGATGTACCACACCATCACTCTGATGAGAGAAGACCTGGAAAAGTTTAAAGCTCTGCGCATCATCGTCCGCATCGGCAGCGGCTACGACAACATCGACATCAAATCCGCCGGGGAACTgg GCATAGCTGTGTGTAATatgccagcagcctcagtgGAGGAGACGGCGGACTCCACGCTCTGTCACATCCTCACCCTGTACCGACGCACCACCTGGCTGCACCAG GCTCTCCGGGAGGGCACGCGGGTTCAGAGCGTGGAGCAGATTCGAGAGGTGGCGTCGGGAGCTGCGAGGATCAGAGGAGAGACGCTGGGACTTATAGGGCTCG gtCGAGTGGGCCAGGCGGTCGCCCTGCGAGCCAAGGCCTTCGGCTTCAACGTGATCTTCTATGACCCTTATTTGGCAGACGGTGTAGAGAGATCCCTGGGACTACAAAGGGTCACCACACTacag GACCTGCTCTTCCACTCCGACTGTGTATCTCTGCACTGCAGCCTCAACGAACACAACCACCACCTGATCAACGACTTCACCATCAAACAG ATGCGCCAGGGTGCGTTCCTGGTGAACACAGCCAGGGGGGGTCTGGTGGACGAGAAGGCTCTGGCTCAGGCCCTGAAGGAGGGGAGGATACGTGGAGCTGCACTGGATGTTCACGAGACAGAACCGTTTAG TTTCAGTCAGGGTCCGCTGAAGGACGCTCCCAACCTGATCTGCACCCCACATGCTGCCTGGTACAGCGAACAGGCATCGctggagatgagagaggaggcagcCAGGGAGATCCGAAGGGCTATCacag gtcGTATCCCGGACAGTCTAAAGAACTGTGTGAATAAGGAGTTCCTCACCCAGAACAACCACTGGGCAGGAGTTGACCCGGCGACCGTCCACCCCGAGCTCAACGGGGCTTATAG GTATCCTCCCGGAGTGGTGAACCTGCCAGCTGGTGGCCTGCCGCCACCTGTTGAAGGCATTGTGCCCAGCGCCGTGCCCCTCTCACACACCCTCCCGCCCCCCGTCGCACACCCTCCTCACGCCCCGTCCCCTGGACAAAACACAGTCaagccaccagagggcgacagaGAGCAGCATCCGAACGACCAACTGtag
- the ctbp1 gene encoding C-terminal-binding protein 1 isoform X1 — protein sequence MGSSHLLNKGMPLGIRPPIMNGPMHPRPLVALLDGRDCTVEMPILKDVATVAFCDAQSTQEIHEKVLNEAVGALMYHTITLMREDLEKFKALRIIVRIGSGYDNIDIKSAGELGIAVCNMPAASVEETADSTLCHILTLYRRTTWLHQALREGTRVQSVEQIREVASGAARIRGETLGLIGLGRVGQAVALRAKAFGFNVIFYDPYLADGVERSLGLQRVTTLQDLLFHSDCVSLHCSLNEHNHHLINDFTIKQMRQGAFLVNTARGGLVDEKALAQALKEGRIRGAALDVHETEPFSFSQGPLKDAPNLICTPHAAWYSEQASLEMREEAAREIRRAITGRIPDSLKNCVNKEFLTQNNHWAGVDPATVHPELNGAYRYPPGVVNLPAGGLPPPVEGIVPSAVPLSHTLPPPVAHPPHAPSPGQNTVKPPEGDREQHPNDQL from the exons atgggAAGCTCTCATCTCCTCAACAAAGGCATGCCTCTAG gCATCAGGCCACCCATTATGAACGGGCCCATGCACCCGCGCCCCCTGGTGGCGCTGCTGGACGGGCGCGACTGCACTGTGGAGATGCCCATACTGAAAGACGTGGCGACGGTGGCCTTCTGTGACGCTCAGTCCACACAGGAGATCCACgagaag gtgctgaATGAAGCCGTGGGAGCTCTGATGTACCACACCATCACTCTGATGAGAGAAGACCTGGAAAAGTTTAAAGCTCTGCGCATCATCGTCCGCATCGGCAGCGGCTACGACAACATCGACATCAAATCCGCCGGGGAACTgg GCATAGCTGTGTGTAATatgccagcagcctcagtgGAGGAGACGGCGGACTCCACGCTCTGTCACATCCTCACCCTGTACCGACGCACCACCTGGCTGCACCAG GCTCTCCGGGAGGGCACGCGGGTTCAGAGCGTGGAGCAGATTCGAGAGGTGGCGTCGGGAGCTGCGAGGATCAGAGGAGAGACGCTGGGACTTATAGGGCTCG gtCGAGTGGGCCAGGCGGTCGCCCTGCGAGCCAAGGCCTTCGGCTTCAACGTGATCTTCTATGACCCTTATTTGGCAGACGGTGTAGAGAGATCCCTGGGACTACAAAGGGTCACCACACTacag GACCTGCTCTTCCACTCCGACTGTGTATCTCTGCACTGCAGCCTCAACGAACACAACCACCACCTGATCAACGACTTCACCATCAAACAG ATGCGCCAGGGTGCGTTCCTGGTGAACACAGCCAGGGGGGGTCTGGTGGACGAGAAGGCTCTGGCTCAGGCCCTGAAGGAGGGGAGGATACGTGGAGCTGCACTGGATGTTCACGAGACAGAACCGTTTAG TTTCAGTCAGGGTCCGCTGAAGGACGCTCCCAACCTGATCTGCACCCCACATGCTGCCTGGTACAGCGAACAGGCATCGctggagatgagagaggaggcagcCAGGGAGATCCGAAGGGCTATCacag gtcGTATCCCGGACAGTCTAAAGAACTGTGTGAATAAGGAGTTCCTCACCCAGAACAACCACTGGGCAGGAGTTGACCCGGCGACCGTCCACCCCGAGCTCAACGGGGCTTATAG GTATCCTCCCGGAGTGGTGAACCTGCCAGCTGGTGGCCTGCCGCCACCTGTTGAAGGCATTGTGCCCAGCGCCGTGCCCCTCTCACACACCCTCCCGCCCCCCGTCGCACACCCTCCTCACGCCCCGTCCCCTGGACAAAACACAGTCaagccaccagagggcgacagaGAGCAGCATCCGAACGACCAACTGtag
- the ctbp1 gene encoding C-terminal-binding protein 1 isoform X4, with the protein MNGPMHPRPLVALLDGRDCTVEMPILKDVATVAFCDAQSTQEIHEKVLNEAVGALMYHTITLMREDLEKFKALRIIVRIGSGYDNIDIKSAGELGIAVCNMPAASVEETADSTLCHILTLYRRTTWLHQALREGTRVQSVEQIREVASGAARIRGETLGLIGLGRVGQAVALRAKAFGFNVIFYDPYLADGVERSLGLQRVTTLQDLLFHSDCVSLHCSLNEHNHHLINDFTIKQMRQGAFLVNTARGGLVDEKALAQALKEGRIRGAALDVHETEPFSFSQGPLKDAPNLICTPHAAWYSEQASLEMREEAAREIRRAITGRIPDSLKNCVNKEFLTQNNHWAGVDPATVHPELNGAYRYPPGVVNLPAGGLPPPVEGIVPSAVPLSHTLPPPVAHPPHAPSPGQNTVKPPEGDREQHPNDQL; encoded by the exons ATGAACGGGCCCATGCACCCGCGCCCCCTGGTGGCGCTGCTGGACGGGCGCGACTGCACTGTGGAGATGCCCATACTGAAAGACGTGGCGACGGTGGCCTTCTGTGACGCTCAGTCCACACAGGAGATCCACgagaag gtgctgaATGAAGCCGTGGGAGCTCTGATGTACCACACCATCACTCTGATGAGAGAAGACCTGGAAAAGTTTAAAGCTCTGCGCATCATCGTCCGCATCGGCAGCGGCTACGACAACATCGACATCAAATCCGCCGGGGAACTgg GCATAGCTGTGTGTAATatgccagcagcctcagtgGAGGAGACGGCGGACTCCACGCTCTGTCACATCCTCACCCTGTACCGACGCACCACCTGGCTGCACCAG GCTCTCCGGGAGGGCACGCGGGTTCAGAGCGTGGAGCAGATTCGAGAGGTGGCGTCGGGAGCTGCGAGGATCAGAGGAGAGACGCTGGGACTTATAGGGCTCG gtCGAGTGGGCCAGGCGGTCGCCCTGCGAGCCAAGGCCTTCGGCTTCAACGTGATCTTCTATGACCCTTATTTGGCAGACGGTGTAGAGAGATCCCTGGGACTACAAAGGGTCACCACACTacag GACCTGCTCTTCCACTCCGACTGTGTATCTCTGCACTGCAGCCTCAACGAACACAACCACCACCTGATCAACGACTTCACCATCAAACAG ATGCGCCAGGGTGCGTTCCTGGTGAACACAGCCAGGGGGGGTCTGGTGGACGAGAAGGCTCTGGCTCAGGCCCTGAAGGAGGGGAGGATACGTGGAGCTGCACTGGATGTTCACGAGACAGAACCGTTTAG TTTCAGTCAGGGTCCGCTGAAGGACGCTCCCAACCTGATCTGCACCCCACATGCTGCCTGGTACAGCGAACAGGCATCGctggagatgagagaggaggcagcCAGGGAGATCCGAAGGGCTATCacag gtcGTATCCCGGACAGTCTAAAGAACTGTGTGAATAAGGAGTTCCTCACCCAGAACAACCACTGGGCAGGAGTTGACCCGGCGACCGTCCACCCCGAGCTCAACGGGGCTTATAG GTATCCTCCCGGAGTGGTGAACCTGCCAGCTGGTGGCCTGCCGCCACCTGTTGAAGGCATTGTGCCCAGCGCCGTGCCCCTCTCACACACCCTCCCGCCCCCCGTCGCACACCCTCCTCACGCCCCGTCCCCTGGACAAAACACAGTCaagccaccagagggcgacagaGAGCAGCATCCGAACGACCAACTGtag
- the ctbp1 gene encoding C-terminal-binding protein 1 isoform X2, giving the protein MYSYRGIRPPIMNGPMHPRPLVALLDGRDCTVEMPILKDVATVAFCDAQSTQEIHEKVLNEAVGALMYHTITLMREDLEKFKALRIIVRIGSGYDNIDIKSAGELGIAVCNMPAASVEETADSTLCHILTLYRRTTWLHQALREGTRVQSVEQIREVASGAARIRGETLGLIGLGRVGQAVALRAKAFGFNVIFYDPYLADGVERSLGLQRVTTLQDLLFHSDCVSLHCSLNEHNHHLINDFTIKQMRQGAFLVNTARGGLVDEKALAQALKEGRIRGAALDVHETEPFSFSQGPLKDAPNLICTPHAAWYSEQASLEMREEAAREIRRAITGRIPDSLKNCVNKEFLTQNNHWAGVDPATVHPELNGAYRYPPGVVNLPAGGLPPPVEGIVPSAVPLSHTLPPPVAHPPHAPSPGQNTVKPPEGDREQHPNDQL; this is encoded by the exons gCATCAGGCCACCCATTATGAACGGGCCCATGCACCCGCGCCCCCTGGTGGCGCTGCTGGACGGGCGCGACTGCACTGTGGAGATGCCCATACTGAAAGACGTGGCGACGGTGGCCTTCTGTGACGCTCAGTCCACACAGGAGATCCACgagaag gtgctgaATGAAGCCGTGGGAGCTCTGATGTACCACACCATCACTCTGATGAGAGAAGACCTGGAAAAGTTTAAAGCTCTGCGCATCATCGTCCGCATCGGCAGCGGCTACGACAACATCGACATCAAATCCGCCGGGGAACTgg GCATAGCTGTGTGTAATatgccagcagcctcagtgGAGGAGACGGCGGACTCCACGCTCTGTCACATCCTCACCCTGTACCGACGCACCACCTGGCTGCACCAG GCTCTCCGGGAGGGCACGCGGGTTCAGAGCGTGGAGCAGATTCGAGAGGTGGCGTCGGGAGCTGCGAGGATCAGAGGAGAGACGCTGGGACTTATAGGGCTCG gtCGAGTGGGCCAGGCGGTCGCCCTGCGAGCCAAGGCCTTCGGCTTCAACGTGATCTTCTATGACCCTTATTTGGCAGACGGTGTAGAGAGATCCCTGGGACTACAAAGGGTCACCACACTacag GACCTGCTCTTCCACTCCGACTGTGTATCTCTGCACTGCAGCCTCAACGAACACAACCACCACCTGATCAACGACTTCACCATCAAACAG ATGCGCCAGGGTGCGTTCCTGGTGAACACAGCCAGGGGGGGTCTGGTGGACGAGAAGGCTCTGGCTCAGGCCCTGAAGGAGGGGAGGATACGTGGAGCTGCACTGGATGTTCACGAGACAGAACCGTTTAG TTTCAGTCAGGGTCCGCTGAAGGACGCTCCCAACCTGATCTGCACCCCACATGCTGCCTGGTACAGCGAACAGGCATCGctggagatgagagaggaggcagcCAGGGAGATCCGAAGGGCTATCacag gtcGTATCCCGGACAGTCTAAAGAACTGTGTGAATAAGGAGTTCCTCACCCAGAACAACCACTGGGCAGGAGTTGACCCGGCGACCGTCCACCCCGAGCTCAACGGGGCTTATAG GTATCCTCCCGGAGTGGTGAACCTGCCAGCTGGTGGCCTGCCGCCACCTGTTGAAGGCATTGTGCCCAGCGCCGTGCCCCTCTCACACACCCTCCCGCCCCCCGTCGCACACCCTCCTCACGCCCCGTCCCCTGGACAAAACACAGTCaagccaccagagggcgacagaGAGCAGCATCCGAACGACCAACTGtag
- the ctbp1 gene encoding C-terminal-binding protein 1 isoform X5: MGSSHLLNKGMPLGIRPPIMNGPMHPRPLVALLDGRDCTVEMPILKDVATVAFCDAQSTQEIHEKVLNEAVGALMYHTITLMREDLEKFKALRIIVRIGSGYDNIDIKSAGELGIAVCNMPAASVEETADSTLCHILTLYRRTTWLHQALREGTRVQSVEQIREVASGAARIRGETLGLIGLGRVGQAVALRAKAFGFNVIFYDPYLADGVERSLGLQRVTTLQDLLFHSDCVSLHCSLNEHNHHLINDFTIKQMRQGAFLVNTARGGLVDEKALAQALKEGRIRGAALDVHETEPFSFSQGPLKDAPNLICTPHAAWYSEQASLEMREEAAREIRRAITGRIPDSLKNCVNKEFLTQNNHWAGVDPATVHPELNGAYR; encoded by the exons atgggAAGCTCTCATCTCCTCAACAAAGGCATGCCTCTAG gCATCAGGCCACCCATTATGAACGGGCCCATGCACCCGCGCCCCCTGGTGGCGCTGCTGGACGGGCGCGACTGCACTGTGGAGATGCCCATACTGAAAGACGTGGCGACGGTGGCCTTCTGTGACGCTCAGTCCACACAGGAGATCCACgagaag gtgctgaATGAAGCCGTGGGAGCTCTGATGTACCACACCATCACTCTGATGAGAGAAGACCTGGAAAAGTTTAAAGCTCTGCGCATCATCGTCCGCATCGGCAGCGGCTACGACAACATCGACATCAAATCCGCCGGGGAACTgg GCATAGCTGTGTGTAATatgccagcagcctcagtgGAGGAGACGGCGGACTCCACGCTCTGTCACATCCTCACCCTGTACCGACGCACCACCTGGCTGCACCAG GCTCTCCGGGAGGGCACGCGGGTTCAGAGCGTGGAGCAGATTCGAGAGGTGGCGTCGGGAGCTGCGAGGATCAGAGGAGAGACGCTGGGACTTATAGGGCTCG gtCGAGTGGGCCAGGCGGTCGCCCTGCGAGCCAAGGCCTTCGGCTTCAACGTGATCTTCTATGACCCTTATTTGGCAGACGGTGTAGAGAGATCCCTGGGACTACAAAGGGTCACCACACTacag GACCTGCTCTTCCACTCCGACTGTGTATCTCTGCACTGCAGCCTCAACGAACACAACCACCACCTGATCAACGACTTCACCATCAAACAG ATGCGCCAGGGTGCGTTCCTGGTGAACACAGCCAGGGGGGGTCTGGTGGACGAGAAGGCTCTGGCTCAGGCCCTGAAGGAGGGGAGGATACGTGGAGCTGCACTGGATGTTCACGAGACAGAACCGTTTAG TTTCAGTCAGGGTCCGCTGAAGGACGCTCCCAACCTGATCTGCACCCCACATGCTGCCTGGTACAGCGAACAGGCATCGctggagatgagagaggaggcagcCAGGGAGATCCGAAGGGCTATCacag gtcGTATCCCGGACAGTCTAAAGAACTGTGTGAATAAGGAGTTCCTCACCCAGAACAACCACTGGGCAGGAGTTGACCCGGCGACCGTCCACCCCGAGCTCAACGGGGCTTATAGGTAA